A single genomic interval of Mangifera indica cultivar Alphonso chromosome 5, CATAS_Mindica_2.1, whole genome shotgun sequence harbors:
- the LOC123217346 gene encoding uracil-DNA glycosylase, mitochondrial-like isoform X3 yields the protein MASSKPLVEILQPTKRLKLSSTPSDISKPIQNVSLLSKSLSTSIPDSELTSDQKQRIEFNKLLAKSKRNLNVCSQRVSKSKGEGLSYVKLEELLVEETWLEALPGELQKPYAKSLCEFVGKEICSGSVPIYPPQHLIFNALNSTPFDRVKTVIIGQDPYHGPGQAMGLSFSVPKGVKVPSSLVNIFKELHQDLGCSIPSHGNLEKWAVQGVLLLNTVLTVRNHQANSHANKGWEQFTDAVIKTISEKKKGVVFLLWGNSAQAKSRMINETKHHILKAAHPSGLSANRGFFGCRHFSRTNQLLEKMGIPPIDWQL from the exons ATGGCATCTTCAAAACCCCTAGTGGAAATTTTGCAACCTACGAAGCGCCTCAAACTCTCCTCCACCCCATCGGATATTTCAAAACCTATTCAAAACGTTTCATTGCTCTCCAAATCACTCAGCACCTCCATTCCTGACTCCGAACTCACCTCCGACCAAAAACAGCGCATCGAGTTCAACAAATTACTTGCAAAATCCAAAAGAAATCTCAACGTTTGCTCCCAAAGAGTTTCCAAATCTAAGG GAGAAGGCCTTAGTTATGTGAAATTGGAAGAGCTTTTGGTTGAGGAGACTTGGTTGGAGGCGCTTCCTGGAGAGTTACAGAAGCCTTATGCTAAAAGTTTATGTGAATTTGTTGGAAAGGAGATATGTAGTGGTTCTGTGCCGATATACCCCCCTCAGCACTTAATCTTTAATGCTCTTAACTCCACTCCTTTTGACAGAGTGAAAACTGTTATCATCGGACAG GACCCTTATCATGGACCTGGTCAAGCAATGGGTCTATCATTTTCTGTGCCAAAAGGAGTGAAAGTCCCTTCAAGTTTGGTAAATATATTCAAGGAACTTCATCAAGACCTTGGTTGTTCTATTCCATCTCATGGAAACCTAGAAAAATGGGCTGTACAG GGTGTTCTGCTGCTCAACACTGTTCTTACGG TTAGGAATCATCAAGCTAATTCTCATGCCAATAAAGGATGGGAGCAATTCACCGATGctgttattaaaacaatttcagaaaagaagaaaggagTTGTTTTTCTCCTCTGGGGAAACTCAGCTCAAGCAAAATCCAG GATGATTAATGAGACAAAACATCACATTCTCAAAGCGGCACATCCCTCTGGTTTGTCTGCAAATAGAGGCTTCTTTGGCTGCAG ACATTTTTCTCGCACAAACCAGCTTTTAGAGAAAATGGGAATCCCCCCCATTGATTGGCAACTTTGA
- the LOC123217346 gene encoding uracil-DNA glycosylase, mitochondrial-like isoform X5, with the protein MASSKPLVEILQPTKRLKLSSTPSDISKPIQNVSLLSKSLSTSIPDSELTSDQKQRIEFNKLLAKSKRNLNVCSQRVSKSKGEGLSYVKLEELLVEETWLEALPGELQKPYAKSLCEFVGKEICSGSVPIYPPQHLIFNALNSTPFDRVKTVIIGQDPYHGPGQAMGLSFSVPKGVKVPSSLVNIFKELHQDLGCSIPSHGNLEKWAVQGVLLLNTVLTVRNHQANSHANKGWEQFTDAVIKTISEKKKGVVFLLWGNSAQAKSRMINETKHHILKAAHPSGLSANRGFFGCRAEQNDS; encoded by the exons ATGGCATCTTCAAAACCCCTAGTGGAAATTTTGCAACCTACGAAGCGCCTCAAACTCTCCTCCACCCCATCGGATATTTCAAAACCTATTCAAAACGTTTCATTGCTCTCCAAATCACTCAGCACCTCCATTCCTGACTCCGAACTCACCTCCGACCAAAAACAGCGCATCGAGTTCAACAAATTACTTGCAAAATCCAAAAGAAATCTCAACGTTTGCTCCCAAAGAGTTTCCAAATCTAAGG GAGAAGGCCTTAGTTATGTGAAATTGGAAGAGCTTTTGGTTGAGGAGACTTGGTTGGAGGCGCTTCCTGGAGAGTTACAGAAGCCTTATGCTAAAAGTTTATGTGAATTTGTTGGAAAGGAGATATGTAGTGGTTCTGTGCCGATATACCCCCCTCAGCACTTAATCTTTAATGCTCTTAACTCCACTCCTTTTGACAGAGTGAAAACTGTTATCATCGGACAG GACCCTTATCATGGACCTGGTCAAGCAATGGGTCTATCATTTTCTGTGCCAAAAGGAGTGAAAGTCCCTTCAAGTTTGGTAAATATATTCAAGGAACTTCATCAAGACCTTGGTTGTTCTATTCCATCTCATGGAAACCTAGAAAAATGGGCTGTACAG GGTGTTCTGCTGCTCAACACTGTTCTTACGG TTAGGAATCATCAAGCTAATTCTCATGCCAATAAAGGATGGGAGCAATTCACCGATGctgttattaaaacaatttcagaaaagaagaaaggagTTGTTTTTCTCCTCTGGGGAAACTCAGCTCAAGCAAAATCCAG GATGATTAATGAGACAAAACATCACATTCTCAAAGCGGCACATCCCTCTGGTTTGTCTGCAAATAGAGGCTTCTTTGGCTGCAG GGCAGAACAGAATGACAGTTGA
- the LOC123217346 gene encoding uracil-DNA glycosylase, mitochondrial-like isoform X4, with protein MASSKPLVEILQPTKRLKLSSTPSDISKPIQNVSLLSKSLSTSIPDSELTSDQKQRIEFNKLLAKSKRNLNVCSQRVSKSKGEGLSYVKLEELLVEETWLEALPGELQKPYAKSLCEFVGKEICSGSVPIYPPQHLIFNALNSTPFDRVKTVIIGQDPYHGPGQAMGLSFSVPKGVKVPSSLVNIFKELHQDLGCSIPSHGNLEKWAVQGVLLLNTVLTVRNHQANSHANKGWEQFTDAVIKTISEKKKGVVFLLWGNSAQAKSRMINETKHHILKAAHPSGLSANRGFFGCRDEFSSYC; from the exons ATGGCATCTTCAAAACCCCTAGTGGAAATTTTGCAACCTACGAAGCGCCTCAAACTCTCCTCCACCCCATCGGATATTTCAAAACCTATTCAAAACGTTTCATTGCTCTCCAAATCACTCAGCACCTCCATTCCTGACTCCGAACTCACCTCCGACCAAAAACAGCGCATCGAGTTCAACAAATTACTTGCAAAATCCAAAAGAAATCTCAACGTTTGCTCCCAAAGAGTTTCCAAATCTAAGG GAGAAGGCCTTAGTTATGTGAAATTGGAAGAGCTTTTGGTTGAGGAGACTTGGTTGGAGGCGCTTCCTGGAGAGTTACAGAAGCCTTATGCTAAAAGTTTATGTGAATTTGTTGGAAAGGAGATATGTAGTGGTTCTGTGCCGATATACCCCCCTCAGCACTTAATCTTTAATGCTCTTAACTCCACTCCTTTTGACAGAGTGAAAACTGTTATCATCGGACAG GACCCTTATCATGGACCTGGTCAAGCAATGGGTCTATCATTTTCTGTGCCAAAAGGAGTGAAAGTCCCTTCAAGTTTGGTAAATATATTCAAGGAACTTCATCAAGACCTTGGTTGTTCTATTCCATCTCATGGAAACCTAGAAAAATGGGCTGTACAG GGTGTTCTGCTGCTCAACACTGTTCTTACGG TTAGGAATCATCAAGCTAATTCTCATGCCAATAAAGGATGGGAGCAATTCACCGATGctgttattaaaacaatttcagaaaagaagaaaggagTTGTTTTTCTCCTCTGGGGAAACTCAGCTCAAGCAAAATCCAG GATGATTAATGAGACAAAACATCACATTCTCAAAGCGGCACATCCCTCTGGTTTGTCTGCAAATAGAGGCTTCTTTGGCTGCAG AGATGAATTTTCATCATATTGCTGA
- the LOC123217346 gene encoding uracil-DNA glycosylase, mitochondrial-like isoform X2: MASSKPLVEILQPTKRLKLSSTPSDISKPIQNVSLLSKSLSTSIPDSELTSDQKQRIEFNKLLAKSKRNLNVCSQRVSKSKGLSYVKLEELLVEETWLEALPGELQKPYAKSLCEFVGKEICSGSVPIYPPQHLIFNALNSTPFDRVKTVIIGQDPYHGPGQAMGLSFSVPKGVKVPSSLVNIFKELHQDLGCSIPSHGNLEKWAVQGVLLLNTVLTVRNHQANSHANKGWEQFTDAVIKTISEKKKGVVFLLWGNSAQAKSRMINETKHHILKAAHPSGLSANRGFFGCSTLTKASLNDDDGFLARILSWTSSNLSFGPTRYS; this comes from the exons ATGGCATCTTCAAAACCCCTAGTGGAAATTTTGCAACCTACGAAGCGCCTCAAACTCTCCTCCACCCCATCGGATATTTCAAAACCTATTCAAAACGTTTCATTGCTCTCCAAATCACTCAGCACCTCCATTCCTGACTCCGAACTCACCTCCGACCAAAAACAGCGCATCGAGTTCAACAAATTACTTGCAAAATCCAAAAGAAATCTCAACGTTTGCTCCCAAAGAGTTTCCAAATCTAAGG GCCTTAGTTATGTGAAATTGGAAGAGCTTTTGGTTGAGGAGACTTGGTTGGAGGCGCTTCCTGGAGAGTTACAGAAGCCTTATGCTAAAAGTTTATGTGAATTTGTTGGAAAGGAGATATGTAGTGGTTCTGTGCCGATATACCCCCCTCAGCACTTAATCTTTAATGCTCTTAACTCCACTCCTTTTGACAGAGTGAAAACTGTTATCATCGGACAG GACCCTTATCATGGACCTGGTCAAGCAATGGGTCTATCATTTTCTGTGCCAAAAGGAGTGAAAGTCCCTTCAAGTTTGGTAAATATATTCAAGGAACTTCATCAAGACCTTGGTTGTTCTATTCCATCTCATGGAAACCTAGAAAAATGGGCTGTACAG GGTGTTCTGCTGCTCAACACTGTTCTTACGG TTAGGAATCATCAAGCTAATTCTCATGCCAATAAAGGATGGGAGCAATTCACCGATGctgttattaaaacaatttcagaaaagaagaaaggagTTGTTTTTCTCCTCTGGGGAAACTCAGCTCAAGCAAAATCCAG GATGATTAATGAGACAAAACATCACATTCTCAAAGCGGCACATCCCTCTGGTTTGTCTGCAAATAGAGGCTTCTTTGGCTGCAG TACTTTGACGAAGGCTTCTCTAAATGACGACGATGGTTTCTTGGCTAGAATTCTATCGTGGACTTCATCCAACTTGTCATTTGGTCCAACAAGATATTCATAA
- the LOC123217346 gene encoding uracil-DNA glycosylase, mitochondrial-like isoform X1 — MASSKPLVEILQPTKRLKLSSTPSDISKPIQNVSLLSKSLSTSIPDSELTSDQKQRIEFNKLLAKSKRNLNVCSQRVSKSKGEGLSYVKLEELLVEETWLEALPGELQKPYAKSLCEFVGKEICSGSVPIYPPQHLIFNALNSTPFDRVKTVIIGQDPYHGPGQAMGLSFSVPKGVKVPSSLVNIFKELHQDLGCSIPSHGNLEKWAVQGVLLLNTVLTVRNHQANSHANKGWEQFTDAVIKTISEKKKGVVFLLWGNSAQAKSRMINETKHHILKAAHPSGLSANRGFFGCSTLTKASLNDDDGFLARILSWTSSNLSFGPTRYS; from the exons ATGGCATCTTCAAAACCCCTAGTGGAAATTTTGCAACCTACGAAGCGCCTCAAACTCTCCTCCACCCCATCGGATATTTCAAAACCTATTCAAAACGTTTCATTGCTCTCCAAATCACTCAGCACCTCCATTCCTGACTCCGAACTCACCTCCGACCAAAAACAGCGCATCGAGTTCAACAAATTACTTGCAAAATCCAAAAGAAATCTCAACGTTTGCTCCCAAAGAGTTTCCAAATCTAAGG GAGAAGGCCTTAGTTATGTGAAATTGGAAGAGCTTTTGGTTGAGGAGACTTGGTTGGAGGCGCTTCCTGGAGAGTTACAGAAGCCTTATGCTAAAAGTTTATGTGAATTTGTTGGAAAGGAGATATGTAGTGGTTCTGTGCCGATATACCCCCCTCAGCACTTAATCTTTAATGCTCTTAACTCCACTCCTTTTGACAGAGTGAAAACTGTTATCATCGGACAG GACCCTTATCATGGACCTGGTCAAGCAATGGGTCTATCATTTTCTGTGCCAAAAGGAGTGAAAGTCCCTTCAAGTTTGGTAAATATATTCAAGGAACTTCATCAAGACCTTGGTTGTTCTATTCCATCTCATGGAAACCTAGAAAAATGGGCTGTACAG GGTGTTCTGCTGCTCAACACTGTTCTTACGG TTAGGAATCATCAAGCTAATTCTCATGCCAATAAAGGATGGGAGCAATTCACCGATGctgttattaaaacaatttcagaaaagaagaaaggagTTGTTTTTCTCCTCTGGGGAAACTCAGCTCAAGCAAAATCCAG GATGATTAATGAGACAAAACATCACATTCTCAAAGCGGCACATCCCTCTGGTTTGTCTGCAAATAGAGGCTTCTTTGGCTGCAG TACTTTGACGAAGGCTTCTCTAAATGACGACGATGGTTTCTTGGCTAGAATTCTATCGTGGACTTCATCCAACTTGTCATTTGGTCCAACAAGATATTCATAA